In one window of Prionailurus bengalensis isolate Pbe53 chromosome B3, Fcat_Pben_1.1_paternal_pri, whole genome shotgun sequence DNA:
- the CHGA gene encoding chromogranin-A → MRSAAVLALLFCAGQVIALPVNSPMNKGDTEVMKCIVEVISDTLSKPSPMPVSQECFETLRGDERILSILRHQNLLKELQDLALQGAKERAHQKKHSGLEDGLSEALEKQNDQAELKEVTEEASSKDAAEKRGDSKETEKNDGDTDGARPQASPEPEQGSKVKEDNQAPGEQEASNTHPPASLPSQKHSGPQAQGDRGSLSQGPVDSEKGLGVEQEQQAKPEEEEEEEEDTEAGEKAVPEEEGPTAAFNPHPSLGYKETQRDETPGWPKALAVDGARKTGAEEAQPPEGKGAREHSRQEEEEETAEAPQGLFRGGKSRELEQEQEEEQLSNEWEDAKRWSRMDQLAKELTAEKRLEGEGEEEDPDSSMKLSFRARAYDFRGPGLRLRRGWRPSSREDSVEAGLPLQVRSYPEEKKEEEGSANRRPEDQELESLLAIEAELEKVAHQLQALRRG, encoded by the exons ATGCGCTCCGCCGCTGTCCTGGCGCTTCTGTTCTGCGCCGGGCAAG tcatTGCCCTCCCTGTGAACAGCCCTATGAATAAAGGGGACACCGAG GTGATGAAGTGCATCGTTGAGGTCATCTCTGACACACTATCCAAACCCAGCCCCATGCCTGTCAGCCAGGAGTGTTTCGAGACCCTCCGAGGAG ATGAACGGATCCTCTCAATCCTGCGACATCAGAATTTGCTGAAAGAGCTCCAAGATCTTGCTCTCCAAG GTGCCAAGGAGAGGGCACATCAGAAGAAACACAGCGGTCTTGAGGATGGACTCTCAGAGGCTCTTGAGAAGCAGAATGACCAAGCAGAGCTGAAAG AGGTGACAGAAGAGGCATCCTCCAAGGATGCTGCGGAGAAAAGAGGGGATTctaaagagacagagaagaacgATGGAGACACAGATGGAGCCAGGCCCCAGGCCTCCCCGGAGCCTGAACAAGGGTCCAAGGTCAAGGAAGACAACCAGGCCCCAGGGGAGCAGGAAGCCTCCaacacccaccccccagccagcCTTCCCAGCCAGAAACACTCAGGCCCACAGGcccagggggacagagggagcctCTCCCAGGGTCCGGTGGACAGCGAGAAGGGCCTGGGTGTAGAGCAAGAGCAGCAGGCAAagccagaagaggaggaggaagaggaggaggacacaGAGGCTGGAGAGAAGGCTGTCCCCGAAGAAGAAGGCCCCACCGCAGCATTTAACCCCCACCCAAGCCTTGGCTACAAGGAGACCCAGAGGGACGAGA CTCCAGGATGGCCCAAGGCTCTGGCTGTGGATGGAGCCAGGAAGACCGGGGCTGAGGAGGCTCAGCCCCCCGAGGGGAAGGGGGCGCGGGAGCACTCtcggcaggaggaggaggaggagacggcAGAGGCCCCTCAAGGCCTCTTCCGGGGCGGGAAGAGCAGGGAgctggagcaggagcaggaggaggagcagctgTCCAACGAGTGGGAAGATGCCAAGCGATGGAGCAGGATGGACCAGCTGGCCAAGGAGCTGACGGCCGAGAAGCggctggagggggagggcgaGGAGGAGGACCCCGACAGCTCCATGAAGCTCTCCTTCCGGGCCCGGGCCTACGACTTCAGGGGCCCTGGGCTGCGGCTGCGACGAGGCTGGAGGCCGTCCTCCCGGGAGGACAGCGTCGAGGCGGGCCTGCCCCTCCAGGTGCGCAGCTACccggaggagaagaaggaggaggagggcagtgcCAACCGCAGACCGGAG GACCAGGAGCTGGAAAGCCTGTTGGCCATCGAGGCAGAGCTGGAGAAGGTGGCCCACCAGCTGCAGGCACTGCGCCGGGGCTGA